In the Natronolimnobius baerhuensis genome, one interval contains:
- a CDS encoding IclR family transcriptional regulator, with product MHDQRTGSESGKTIKSIETMLEILESIRRREEAGVTEIASDIGMSKSTVHHYVKTLELYNCLEKTNGRYRFGLQFLTYGGQARTGHRLYQLAKDDVDRLAAETGEEVRLAVEQQGYGITLYQSTGEHIDTARSYVGRVEELHCTAAGKAFLAALPENRVDTLLEDLDLKAFTPQTITDRTELEAELEQIRSRDVAFDDEERHEGVRCVAVSITNRSGELLGAISVSGPTARISGERFTTTIPNQLQNIVGVVEVNTTYSEWAEPQ from the coding sequence ATGCACGACCAACGCACGGGGTCGGAATCGGGGAAAACGATCAAGTCAATCGAGACGATGCTCGAGATCCTCGAGTCGATTCGTCGCCGTGAGGAGGCCGGTGTCACGGAAATCGCGTCGGATATCGGGATGTCGAAGAGTACGGTCCATCACTACGTCAAGACCCTCGAGTTGTACAATTGCCTCGAGAAAACCAACGGCCGGTACCGATTTGGACTGCAGTTTCTGACGTACGGGGGACAGGCTCGGACTGGCCACCGACTGTATCAGCTGGCAAAAGACGATGTCGACAGGCTGGCGGCCGAAACGGGAGAGGAAGTCCGACTCGCTGTCGAGCAACAGGGGTATGGAATCACGTTGTATCAATCGACCGGCGAGCACATCGACACTGCGCGGTCCTACGTCGGCCGCGTCGAGGAACTTCACTGTACCGCCGCTGGCAAGGCATTTCTGGCTGCGTTACCAGAGAATCGCGTCGATACGCTTCTCGAGGATCTCGACCTGAAAGCGTTTACACCACAGACGATCACGGATCGCACGGAGTTAGAAGCGGAACTCGAGCAGATTCGATCCCGTGATGTCGCGTTTGACGATGAGGAACGCCACGAGGGTGTTCGCTGTGTTGCGGTGTCGATTACGAACCGATCTGGGGAGTTGCTAGGTGCGATCAGCGTCTCGGGACCGACAGCGCGTATCAGTGGAGAGCGATTTACGACGACCATCCCCAACCAGTTACAGAACATCGTCGGCGTTGTCGAAGTGAACACGACGTACTCCGAGTGGGCAGAGCCACAGTGA
- a CDS encoding beta-mannosidase — MAHTNSTQTEQRQQLSLTGTWRFRAMGTEHDEWRRGTVPGDVYTDLYDAGVISDPYDGDNELTQQWVGKTDWIYQRTVDVPESLLAHDRLELECLGIDTVAEIAVNGTTVGETDNMHRRYAFNLSEALEPGENRIAVRFRSPVEYAATQAAEYPYDVSLIRYPVDQPGRNFIRKAQCHFGWDWGPCLPGVGIWRDIRIVGYSSPQISYTTTEQTHHEDGDVTLSVRVGTDAPTGGTYRLEAELDGERATREVTLATGEDEATIALTVSDPDLWWPNGYGEQPLSTLEVTISDGKAAHTVTDRIGFRDLELVRELTEDGGEMFEFQVNGERIYAKGANWIPTENLRGRIDDGDYESLLSSAVAANMNMIRVWGGGYYELERFYDLCDELGLLVWQDFMFSCALYPATDEFLESVEAEVRYQVRRLANHPSLALWCGNNENEMSLVNWFDDNPHIEAFYTDYERLNDQTIAPVVAEEDPSRTFWPGSPSSGGLFADEGELDPHDQSRGDIHYWDVWHDGEPFEDYLTVKPRFVSEFGYQSFASTDLLSTVVPDDQLNPTAPIMEHHQRNPGGNKRILQRLADHFRVPFDFDDLVYLSQVQHGLAMQTAIEHWRRLKPYCMGTLYWQLNDLWPCASWSSIEYGGEWKALHYMAKRFYEPVLVSSVRPGLEPGVDDGEKELNLNTDGENGERDCSVEVWITSDRPEPLEGTLTVEGYTFDGERLFAREEGVSLEAQESRAVATVPDSAFGDADPTYVFIRSRLETDAPVEPAPDFTFFEPFKHLDLSEPGLSVEVKDGIITLESNATALFVELEARSLPGRFADNYFHLVPGEQVRVPYDGDEVTDATLEAALSVHSLWSTY, encoded by the coding sequence ATGGCACACACAAATTCCACCCAGACAGAACAGCGCCAGCAGCTATCGCTTACCGGAACCTGGCGATTTCGGGCGATGGGGACCGAACACGACGAGTGGCGACGCGGGACCGTTCCAGGCGACGTCTACACTGACCTCTACGACGCTGGCGTCATTTCGGACCCCTACGACGGCGACAATGAACTCACCCAACAGTGGGTCGGCAAAACTGACTGGATCTACCAGCGGACGGTCGACGTTCCCGAGTCGCTGCTCGCACACGACCGACTCGAGCTCGAGTGTCTCGGGATCGATACGGTCGCCGAAATTGCGGTCAACGGGACAACCGTCGGCGAGACGGACAACATGCATCGCCGATACGCATTCAACCTCTCCGAGGCCCTCGAGCCCGGCGAAAACCGAATTGCGGTCCGGTTTCGTTCGCCAGTCGAGTATGCAGCCACCCAGGCAGCGGAGTATCCCTATGACGTGTCACTGATTCGCTACCCCGTCGACCAACCGGGGCGAAACTTCATTCGGAAAGCGCAGTGTCACTTCGGCTGGGACTGGGGCCCGTGTCTCCCCGGCGTCGGCATCTGGCGCGACATTCGAATCGTCGGCTACTCGAGCCCGCAGATTTCCTATACGACGACCGAACAGACTCATCACGAGGACGGCGATGTCACGCTCTCAGTACGGGTTGGCACGGACGCGCCGACGGGTGGAACCTACCGCCTCGAGGCCGAACTCGACGGCGAACGGGCGACGCGAGAGGTAACGCTTGCAACGGGCGAGGACGAGGCGACGATAGCACTCACCGTCTCCGACCCCGACCTGTGGTGGCCGAACGGCTATGGCGAGCAGCCGCTGTCGACGCTCGAGGTGACGATTTCGGATGGGAAAGCGGCTCACACCGTGACCGACCGAATCGGCTTTCGCGACCTCGAACTCGTCAGAGAGTTGACCGAGGACGGTGGAGAGATGTTCGAATTCCAGGTCAACGGTGAACGGATCTACGCGAAAGGGGCCAACTGGATTCCAACCGAGAACCTGCGCGGGCGGATCGACGACGGAGACTACGAATCGCTGCTCTCGAGTGCTGTCGCGGCGAATATGAACATGATTCGGGTCTGGGGCGGCGGCTACTACGAACTCGAGCGATTCTACGACCTGTGTGACGAACTTGGGCTGCTCGTCTGGCAGGATTTCATGTTCTCGTGTGCGTTGTACCCCGCCACTGACGAGTTTCTCGAGTCCGTCGAAGCGGAGGTTCGCTATCAGGTGCGTCGACTTGCGAACCACCCCTCGCTCGCGCTCTGGTGTGGGAACAACGAAAACGAGATGTCGCTGGTCAACTGGTTCGACGACAACCCACACATCGAGGCGTTCTACACCGATTACGAGCGCCTCAACGATCAGACGATTGCACCCGTCGTCGCCGAAGAAGACCCCTCGAGAACGTTCTGGCCGGGGTCGCCCTCGAGCGGCGGGCTCTTCGCAGACGAGGGTGAACTCGACCCACACGATCAGTCTCGTGGCGACATTCACTACTGGGACGTCTGGCACGACGGCGAACCGTTCGAGGACTACCTGACTGTGAAACCGCGGTTCGTCTCCGAGTTCGGCTATCAGTCCTTTGCCTCGACGGACCTCCTTTCGACAGTGGTACCTGACGACCAGTTGAATCCGACCGCGCCGATTATGGAACACCACCAGCGCAATCCGGGTGGGAACAAGCGCATCCTGCAGCGGCTGGCGGATCACTTTCGCGTGCCCTTCGACTTCGACGACCTCGTCTATCTGAGTCAGGTACAACACGGGCTGGCGATGCAAACCGCAATCGAGCACTGGCGACGGCTGAAACCGTACTGCATGGGGACGCTGTACTGGCAACTCAACGATCTCTGGCCCTGCGCGTCGTGGTCGTCGATTGAATACGGCGGCGAGTGGAAGGCGCTTCACTACATGGCGAAGCGGTTCTACGAACCCGTGCTCGTCTCGTCGGTCCGACCCGGCCTCGAGCCGGGTGTCGACGACGGTGAGAAAGAACTGAACCTGAACACCGACGGCGAGAACGGCGAGCGCGACTGTTCCGTCGAGGTCTGGATCACGAGCGACCGCCCCGAGCCACTCGAGGGGACACTCACTGTCGAGGGCTACACGTTCGACGGTGAGCGGCTGTTCGCCCGAGAGGAAGGGGTCTCGCTTGAGGCTCAAGAGAGTCGTGCCGTTGCAACGGTGCCCGATTCAGCGTTCGGCGACGCCGATCCGACGTACGTATTCATCCGCTCGAGACTCGAGACGGACGCGCCGGTCGAGCCAGCCCCGGATTTCACCTTCTTCGAGCCGTTCAAGCATCTCGACCTCTCGGAGCCGGGACTCAGCGTCGAAGTCAAGGACGGAATTATCACTCTCGAGTCGAATGCAACAGCGCTGTTCGTCGAACTCGAGGCCCGGTCGCTGCCCGGTCGCTTCGCGGACAACTATTTCCACCTCGTACCCGGCGAGCAGGTTCGCGTCCCCTACGATGGAGATGAGGTGACGGATGCCACACTCGAGGCGGCGCTGTCGGTGCACAGCCTGTGGTCGACGTACTGA
- a CDS encoding sugar phosphate isomerase/epimerase family protein has product MARTAVQLYSLRDIDASLPDILDLVGETPLEGVEFALRIREDDTDVEAVLDALERNDLDVAAAHVGLEDLEENYDEMIELYGRLGCKTLVVPWLDPEHFESEDAVADAAERLEAVKSDLADDGFDLHYHNHDQEFVDLGEAAAMDELLARADIGFEIDLGWAQAGGVDPAEYVEKYADRISLAHFADADGETMECVELGAGDLDLEAVTEAVERADVEWYIYEHDNPENPRESLRNGAETLESLR; this is encoded by the coding sequence ATGGCACGAACCGCAGTCCAGCTGTACTCGCTCCGGGATATCGACGCATCACTGCCTGACATTCTCGATCTTGTCGGCGAGACGCCACTCGAGGGCGTCGAATTCGCCCTTCGAATTCGCGAGGACGACACCGATGTCGAGGCCGTTCTCGACGCACTCGAGCGCAACGATCTCGACGTTGCCGCCGCCCACGTCGGTCTCGAGGATCTCGAGGAGAACTACGACGAGATGATCGAGCTGTACGGCCGCCTCGGCTGTAAGACGCTCGTCGTTCCGTGGCTCGACCCCGAACACTTCGAGTCCGAAGACGCCGTCGCGGACGCGGCTGAACGACTCGAGGCTGTCAAATCGGACCTCGCGGACGACGGCTTCGACCTGCACTATCACAACCACGATCAGGAGTTTGTCGACCTCGGCGAGGCTGCAGCAATGGACGAACTACTCGCGCGGGCCGATATCGGCTTCGAGATCGACCTCGGCTGGGCACAGGCGGGCGGCGTCGACCCCGCCGAGTACGTCGAGAAATACGCCGACCGCATTTCGCTCGCTCACTTCGCCGACGCCGACGGCGAGACCATGGAGTGTGTCGAACTCGGTGCGGGTGATCTTGACCTCGAGGCCGTCACCGAGGCCGTCGAGCGCGCCGATGTCGAGTGGTACATCTACGAACACGACAATCCAGAAAATCCGCGCGAATCGCTCCGGAACGGTGCCGAGACACTCGAGTCACTCCGGTAA
- a CDS encoding HEAT repeat domain-containing protein produces MATQQRHATALRTAVQSDPEAIDHEVVESCFDAERASDRTTALQAVSVLATHDLEQALEYTDRVYTRLTDDVLAVQSAAAMAALCLARERPESMVEAIPSLVELLERDPPLLRFRAAGALAPLTESHASAFVPHTDRLLELLVDGPTVDDPQEIANDPALSPAEKTARVSMLTGRGSELSRSRTRSVGTREVIANILVELARMEPAMCADRLPVIVPALSDEEAAVRGGAIEFVRHVAEDEPDTVAPAIDPLLACLEDEVTFVRARAIRALGYAEVTVAIDPLRELADSEESDDVATLATETADWLESELEG; encoded by the coding sequence ATGGCGACACAGCAACGGCACGCGACAGCACTGCGAACCGCGGTGCAGTCCGACCCTGAGGCAATTGACCACGAGGTCGTCGAATCGTGTTTCGATGCCGAACGAGCGAGTGACCGGACAACGGCGTTACAGGCCGTGTCGGTGCTTGCCACACACGACCTCGAGCAGGCTCTCGAGTACACTGACCGCGTTTACACTCGACTGACCGACGACGTGCTTGCCGTCCAGAGCGCAGCAGCGATGGCAGCGCTCTGTCTCGCACGCGAGCGACCGGAATCGATGGTTGAGGCGATCCCATCGCTTGTCGAGTTGCTCGAGCGGGATCCACCGTTGCTGCGATTTCGGGCTGCTGGCGCGCTCGCACCGCTGACGGAATCGCACGCATCGGCGTTCGTTCCGCACACTGACCGACTCCTCGAGTTGCTCGTCGACGGGCCGACGGTCGATGATCCACAGGAAATCGCTAACGATCCAGCGCTCTCCCCAGCCGAAAAGACGGCTCGAGTTTCGATGCTGACCGGCCGCGGAAGCGAACTCTCGCGAAGCCGGACGCGGTCGGTTGGAACGCGGGAAGTAATCGCGAACATCCTCGTTGAACTCGCGCGCATGGAGCCGGCGATGTGTGCGGATCGTCTCCCGGTGATTGTGCCAGCCCTTTCAGACGAGGAAGCCGCAGTTCGCGGTGGGGCCATCGAATTCGTTCGACACGTTGCTGAAGACGAACCCGACACAGTCGCACCTGCAATCGACCCGCTGCTGGCTTGCCTCGAGGACGAGGTCACGTTCGTTCGTGCTCGAGCGATTCGCGCACTCGGCTACGCGGAGGTGACGGTGGCAATCGATCCACTCCGGGAACTCGCTGACAGCGAAGAGAGTGATGACGTCGCGACACTTGCAACAGAGACGGCCGACTGGCTCGAGAGCGAACTCGAGGGGTAA
- a CDS encoding ABC transporter substrate-binding protein, which yields MLAVTGTAGAAALAGCFGGDDNGNGNGTDDGSAVNPDQEVVDHADAYFRTADGEHQITDFQYNPHPWAGYSHISFALFAEWTKYLVGQDDYYPHAVEDWDIDDGVMTLHISDEFTWADGEEVTAEDFVMQLELLEALEDDVYDFTDADDIEAVDDYTVEIGFDEGTNHDVMRHVVLDRDLDHPPADWAEVHEQVVDSDDPAGDEDIDVFGHDVDEPTPSGPIDLEEVQEGRALFGVRDDHHLADNFNWEGYEMGHQSGGNEGFHQAFAAQEIDGVHSLFAGPGALEQFPDTLEQIQIPGGFGLGMVFNFDDEHFGHREVRQAFAYAINTEEAIASAGADTKMEFPVQTGLTVPAIDDWLETDEYESYEQDLDMVAELLEEAGYEREDEDDTWERDGETLSFEIIAPAGWGDWVTPTSTIVDQLNIAGFDAQLQTEDQGVWSDNLANGNFSVAAYGHTEGGNASMNHPYFTFRWKFENPDHGRPNFFNYPEDEEITVDDGDGGDLTVNPREEISTIANSNDDDEIQDRVENLSRLFNEDLPMYLIDEKYEQSFLSRDGWEFPQQDDSDHFMAFWPLYWLAKQDELKATAAAEN from the coding sequence ATGCTTGCTGTCACAGGGACAGCGGGTGCAGCCGCACTCGCAGGCTGTTTCGGCGGCGATGATAACGGGAACGGGAATGGGACCGACGATGGAAGCGCTGTCAACCCAGATCAGGAAGTTGTCGACCACGCGGACGCATACTTCCGGACGGCTGACGGTGAACATCAGATTACGGACTTTCAGTACAACCCGCATCCGTGGGCGGGCTACTCACACATTTCGTTTGCACTGTTCGCCGAGTGGACGAAATACCTCGTCGGACAGGACGATTACTATCCACACGCCGTTGAGGACTGGGACATCGACGATGGTGTGATGACGTTGCACATCAGCGACGAGTTCACCTGGGCCGATGGCGAGGAGGTCACCGCCGAGGACTTCGTGATGCAACTCGAGCTTCTGGAAGCGCTCGAGGACGACGTTTACGACTTTACCGACGCCGACGATATCGAAGCCGTCGACGACTACACGGTCGAAATTGGCTTCGATGAGGGGACAAACCACGACGTCATGCGCCACGTCGTCCTCGACCGCGACCTCGATCACCCGCCGGCTGACTGGGCCGAGGTCCACGAGCAAGTCGTCGATTCCGACGACCCTGCTGGCGACGAAGACATCGATGTCTTCGGCCACGACGTCGATGAGCCAACCCCGTCCGGCCCCATCGACCTCGAGGAGGTTCAGGAAGGCCGAGCACTGTTCGGCGTTCGCGATGATCACCACCTCGCGGACAACTTCAACTGGGAGGGCTACGAGATGGGCCACCAGTCCGGTGGGAACGAAGGCTTCCATCAAGCGTTTGCGGCACAGGAAATCGACGGCGTCCACAGTCTGTTCGCCGGCCCTGGCGCGCTCGAGCAGTTTCCGGACACGCTCGAGCAGATCCAGATTCCCGGTGGGTTCGGACTGGGAATGGTGTTCAATTTCGACGATGAACACTTTGGTCACCGCGAGGTTCGACAGGCGTTTGCCTACGCGATCAACACGGAGGAAGCAATCGCATCCGCCGGTGCGGACACGAAAATGGAGTTCCCGGTTCAGACCGGGCTGACGGTCCCCGCAATCGACGACTGGCTCGAGACGGACGAGTACGAGAGCTACGAGCAGGATCTGGACATGGTCGCCGAACTGCTTGAGGAGGCAGGCTACGAGCGAGAGGACGAAGACGACACCTGGGAACGAGACGGCGAGACGCTCTCCTTTGAGATTATCGCCCCGGCGGGATGGGGTGACTGGGTGACGCCGACGAGTACGATTGTCGACCAGCTCAATATCGCTGGCTTCGATGCGCAACTCCAGACGGAAGATCAGGGTGTCTGGAGCGATAATCTGGCGAACGGTAACTTCTCCGTTGCTGCCTACGGCCATACTGAGGGTGGTAACGCCTCGATGAACCATCCGTACTTCACCTTCCGATGGAAGTTCGAGAACCCAGACCACGGCCGACCGAACTTCTTCAACTATCCCGAAGACGAGGAGATCACCGTCGACGACGGCGATGGCGGCGACCTCACTGTCAATCCACGCGAGGAAATTTCGACGATTGCAAACTCGAACGACGACGACGAGATTCAAGACCGCGTCGAGAACCTCTCTCGGCTGTTCAATGAGGATCTGCCGATGTACCTCATCGATGAGAAGTACGAACAGTCGTTCCTCTCTCGAGACGGCTGGGAGTTCCCACAGCAGGATGATTCGGATCACTTCATGGCGTTCTGGCCGCTGTACTGGCTCGCAAAGCAGGACGAACTCAAGGCGACGGCCGCAGCAGAGAACTAA
- a CDS encoding ABC transporter permease, whose protein sequence is MKWFIKRTGQALFTLWAVATLSFGLIRLMPGGAADMMATQIQQNSPGTNIPREQLREQIASQLQIDPDAPIHEAYYQYMSSLAQGDFGYSIRYDEQVNTLIADVLPWTLFLMALATLGMFALALSLGAIMAYKEGSYFDLANTGVGIFLSSVPYYVAAVVFIAVLGYRTPLFPTGERYPSGVDPGLSLEFIFGALHHATLPALSFIITGYGLLALTMRGNSIQTLGEDYVRVAQLRGLSDRRIALRYVGRNAVLPLYTSLLISIGFMFGGSIILEILFNYRGIGFIMEQGIIYRDMPLMMGTFLVITFGVVIAIWIGDATYGKLDPRIKSGDEGEAY, encoded by the coding sequence ATGAAGTGGTTTATCAAGCGGACGGGACAAGCACTCTTTACGCTCTGGGCGGTCGCGACGCTTTCGTTCGGGCTTATCCGGCTTATGCCAGGCGGTGCGGCAGATATGATGGCGACCCAGATTCAGCAAAACTCTCCCGGGACGAACATCCCACGAGAACAACTGCGAGAACAGATCGCATCGCAGCTACAGATCGACCCAGATGCACCGATTCACGAGGCCTACTACCAGTACATGTCGAGTCTGGCTCAGGGAGACTTTGGCTACTCGATTCGCTACGACGAGCAAGTCAACACCCTGATCGCCGACGTTCTGCCATGGACGCTGTTTCTGATGGCACTTGCAACGCTGGGAATGTTCGCGTTAGCACTGTCGCTTGGTGCAATCATGGCCTACAAAGAAGGATCGTACTTCGACCTCGCGAACACTGGGGTTGGCATCTTCCTCAGCTCGGTTCCGTACTACGTGGCAGCCGTTGTCTTCATCGCGGTGCTTGGCTATCGGACACCGCTGTTTCCGACCGGCGAGCGCTACCCATCGGGTGTCGATCCCGGACTCTCACTCGAGTTCATCTTCGGTGCGCTCCACCACGCCACGTTGCCCGCACTCTCGTTTATCATCACCGGCTACGGACTGCTCGCGCTGACGATGCGCGGCAACAGTATCCAGACGCTCGGTGAAGATTACGTCAGAGTCGCACAGTTGCGGGGCCTCTCTGACCGTCGAATCGCACTCCGGTACGTCGGTCGCAACGCCGTGTTGCCGCTGTATACCAGCCTACTGATCTCCATCGGATTCATGTTCGGTGGCTCGATCATCCTCGAGATCCTCTTTAACTACCGGGGGATCGGCTTCATCATGGAACAGGGGATCATCTACCGTGATATGCCGCTGATGATGGGGACGTTCCTCGTCATCACGTTCGGCGTGGTGATCGCAATCTGGATCGGCGATGCAACGTATGGCAAACTAGATCCGCGGATCAAATCGGGTGATGAAGGTGAAGCGTACTGA